A genome region from Rhodohalobacter mucosus includes the following:
- a CDS encoding RelA/SpoT family protein translates to MAKVDTDIREQIEQYELDRTQQLELAELLKICHDQLGETDDALVTLAFKLCCKSHEGVTRASGEPYYQHPVEVAKIMADDFNIDDESVVASLLHDTVEDTSVTLEMVEELFNPTVRHLIDGVTKITGVFESRNTEQAETFMKLILSMAEDIRVVLIKFADRLHNMRTISHLPRQKQLKKATETMELYAPLAHRFGLFKIKNEFEDLCFKVIDPNSFKFIVRKLRDKKEAREHFIEKFMEPVENVLKGQNFSFEIKGRPKHIYSIYRKMQMQQKPFEEIYDLFAIRIILEEPHTKEDCWRVYSIITDWYTPIPQRFRDFISVPKANGYQSLHTTVITKQGRKVEVQIRTRKMDDIAEQGVAAHWKYKEGGGGGSSELDKFVHWVRDVLDNPRPEAATEFVKDFQLNLYQDEIYVFTPDGELKTLPKGASCIDFAFEIHSEIGERAVAAKVNGKMVPLRQKLKVGDQVEIITGNKINLNADWIEDVVTHKAKARLRQFIKQKERKIADEGRELWEKRAAKGKIEATDQEITKVAKKFKFENAQELFYEIGNGAFDVQELFKIVKELKSKGRIEKERTEAEELNEEDIQENYITSARSIGDGKALLVDGELTGVKYSYANCCNPIPGDDVVGFISRNGDVKVHRSNCKNAHHLIRTDSERIIDVTWARNIDTQFLGAVKVIGEDRVGLVNDLTEILAKSLKTNMKSINVSSEGGMFEGILTIYVDDLKHLEKIIRRLEKVEGIKNVIRYE, encoded by the coding sequence ATGGCAAAAGTGGATACGGATATCCGCGAACAAATTGAGCAGTATGAGCTCGACAGAACTCAGCAGCTGGAGCTTGCCGAGCTGCTTAAGATATGCCATGATCAATTGGGAGAAACGGACGACGCACTTGTTACCCTCGCCTTCAAGCTTTGCTGCAAGTCGCATGAGGGAGTAACTCGTGCTTCCGGAGAACCCTACTACCAGCATCCGGTGGAAGTAGCCAAAATAATGGCTGATGACTTCAATATTGATGACGAATCGGTAGTTGCCTCCCTGCTTCACGACACGGTTGAAGATACATCCGTTACCCTCGAAATGGTCGAGGAGTTGTTCAACCCTACGGTCCGGCACCTGATCGACGGTGTTACAAAGATTACCGGTGTGTTTGAAAGCCGGAATACGGAACAGGCGGAGACATTCATGAAGCTGATCCTCTCTATGGCGGAGGATATTCGCGTGGTATTGATCAAGTTTGCCGACAGGCTTCACAACATGAGGACCATCAGCCATTTGCCAAGGCAGAAGCAGCTTAAAAAGGCTACAGAAACCATGGAGCTTTATGCACCCCTGGCACACAGGTTCGGGTTGTTTAAAATTAAAAATGAATTTGAAGACCTCTGCTTCAAGGTTATCGATCCGAACTCATTTAAATTTATTGTACGAAAGCTGCGCGATAAGAAGGAAGCCAGGGAGCATTTTATTGAAAAGTTTATGGAGCCGGTTGAAAATGTTCTGAAGGGTCAGAATTTTTCATTTGAAATCAAGGGAAGGCCCAAGCATATCTACTCGATCTACCGGAAAATGCAGATGCAGCAGAAGCCATTCGAAGAGATTTATGATCTGTTTGCTATCCGCATTATCCTTGAAGAGCCGCATACAAAAGAAGATTGCTGGCGTGTCTATTCCATTATTACCGACTGGTATACCCCCATTCCGCAGCGATTCCGGGATTTTATTTCGGTTCCAAAGGCAAACGGTTACCAATCGCTTCATACTACGGTTATTACCAAGCAGGGTCGAAAAGTTGAGGTGCAGATCCGAACCCGTAAGATGGATGATATTGCGGAGCAGGGTGTGGCCGCCCACTGGAAATACAAGGAAGGAGGGGGAGGAGGCAGTTCAGAGCTCGATAAGTTCGTTCATTGGGTACGGGATGTGCTTGATAATCCGCGACCCGAAGCCGCCACAGAGTTTGTAAAAGATTTTCAGCTGAACCTCTATCAGGACGAGATCTATGTGTTTACCCCCGACGGGGAACTGAAAACCCTGCCCAAGGGTGCTTCCTGCATTGACTTTGCATTCGAAATACACAGCGAGATTGGTGAACGCGCCGTTGCTGCAAAGGTAAACGGTAAAATGGTACCCCTTCGCCAAAAACTGAAAGTGGGTGATCAGGTTGAAATCATTACAGGAAATAAAATCAACCTCAATGCAGACTGGATAGAAGATGTGGTGACCCACAAGGCGAAGGCAAGGCTGCGCCAGTTCATAAAACAGAAAGAACGAAAAATTGCGGATGAAGGGCGCGAATTATGGGAAAAACGCGCAGCAAAGGGCAAGATTGAGGCCACCGATCAGGAAATTACCAAAGTAGCCAAGAAGTTTAAGTTTGAAAATGCGCAGGAGCTGTTTTATGAAATCGGCAATGGCGCATTTGATGTGCAGGAACTGTTTAAAATTGTGAAAGAGCTCAAGAGCAAGGGCCGGATTGAGAAAGAAAGAACGGAGGCTGAAGAGCTCAATGAAGAGGATATACAGGAAAATTATATTACATCGGCACGGTCGATAGGCGACGGCAAAGCACTGCTTGTTGACGGCGAACTGACCGGGGTTAAGTACTCCTACGCAAATTGTTGCAACCCGATTCCCGGAGACGACGTGGTTGGATTTATCAGCAGAAACGGTGACGTGAAAGTGCACCGGTCGAACTGTAAAAATGCCCATCACCTGATACGAACGGACAGTGAGCGGATTATTGACGTTACGTGGGCCAGGAATATCGATACACAGTTTCTTGGAGCTGTAAAAGTAATCGGGGAAGACAGGGTAGGCTTGGTGAACGACTTGACGGAAATTCTTGCCAAGTCATTGAAAACCAACATGAAAAGTATTAACGTTAGTAGTGAAGGCGGGATGTTTGAAGGTATTCTGACGATCTATGTGGATGACCTGAAACATTTGGAGAAGATTATCAGAAGACTGGAGAAAGTGGAAGGAATCAAAAACGTGATTCGCTACGAATAA
- a CDS encoding HU family DNA-binding protein yields MVTYTKRDIVRTVADKMDVPLNQAEPWVDSVIDALRSKMLAADPTCRIELRDFGVFEVKETKAKPKARNPKTNEVIYVPAHRKTHFKPSKRLKKFLKIPLSEVKKGK; encoded by the coding sequence ATGGTAACATACACAAAACGTGATATCGTGCGAACCGTGGCCGACAAGATGGACGTGCCCCTGAATCAGGCCGAGCCATGGGTTGATTCAGTAATTGATGCTCTAAGGTCTAAAATGCTTGCAGCCGATCCTACCTGCCGAATCGAACTCCGTGACTTCGGAGTCTTTGAAGTGAAGGAGACAAAAGCGAAGCCTAAGGCCAGAAATCCAAAAACCAACGAAGTGATTTACGTACCTGCTCATAGAAAAACGCACTTCAAGCCGAGTAAACGGCTTAAAAAATTCCTGAAAATTCCTCTTAGTGAGGTTAAGAAAGGGAAATAG
- the ruvX gene encoding Holliday junction resolvase RuvX — protein sequence MAKYGRILGVDVGSKRVGIARTDLLRTTANPVGTFSPEDSFKEIERQINREGPVIGIVVGWPLTPQGEYTNATEMAYDYIRHLEKTYTSIPVFKMDERFSSKQAMELMRDAGVPKSKRHKKGRLDQAAAALILQQFLESHPEM from the coding sequence TTGGCAAAGTATGGAAGAATCCTCGGTGTGGATGTAGGGAGTAAACGGGTTGGCATTGCAAGGACAGATTTGCTCAGAACAACCGCCAATCCGGTTGGAACCTTCTCCCCCGAGGACTCATTTAAAGAGATAGAGAGACAGATAAATAGGGAAGGACCCGTTATCGGCATAGTAGTTGGCTGGCCGCTCACCCCGCAGGGAGAATACACAAATGCCACTGAAATGGCTTATGATTACATACGCCATCTGGAAAAAACGTATACATCCATTCCTGTATTTAAAATGGACGAAAGATTCAGTTCAAAACAGGCAATGGAGCTGATGAGAGACGCGGGGGTACCTAAAAGTAAACGCCACAAAAAAGGAAGGTTGGATCAGGCCGCAGCAGCCCTTATTTTACAGCAGTTCCTGGAATCACATCCTGAAATGTAA
- the def gene encoding peptide deformylase has translation MSVLPIVTYDDPVLRQASAPVKENSEELQQLISDMFETMYNSNGVGLAAPQIGRSIRLFVMDADAITSELDEEEDLGPIAMINPKIESLSGDKVKMEEGCLSIPDLRDEIVRPDIVTVSYLDREFNSKKLTAEGWVSRVIQHEFDHLEGTLFIDYLSAFRKRLHRSMLKKIDSGQMEVDYPVVPKLPEKAGQTV, from the coding sequence ATGTCTGTTTTACCTATAGTTACATACGATGACCCGGTGCTCCGGCAAGCATCAGCACCCGTTAAAGAGAATAGCGAAGAGCTTCAGCAGCTCATTTCCGACATGTTTGAAACCATGTACAATTCAAATGGCGTTGGGTTGGCGGCTCCGCAAATTGGCAGATCGATTCGTCTTTTTGTTATGGATGCAGATGCGATAACCTCCGAGCTGGATGAAGAGGAGGATCTTGGCCCTATTGCCATGATAAATCCAAAAATTGAAAGTCTGTCGGGAGATAAAGTGAAAATGGAAGAAGGCTGCCTCAGCATACCGGACCTTCGAGATGAGATCGTACGTCCCGACATCGTTACCGTATCGTATCTTGACAGGGAGTTCAATTCAAAAAAATTAACGGCGGAAGGATGGGTTTCGCGGGTAATTCAGCACGAATTTGATCACCTTGAGGGTACATTATTTATAGATTATCTGAGTGCTTTCCGCAAACGTCTTCACCGGTCAATGCTAAAGAAAATTGATTCAGGCCAGATGGAGGTCGATTATCCGGTCGTGCCCAAGCTTCCTGAAAAGGCCGGCCAGACGGTATGA
- the fmt gene encoding methionyl-tRNA formyltransferase: MKSLGIVFMGSPDFAVPSLDALYHSHHRILAVASNPDKRRGRRSRPEPTDVKKRALELGLPVIDVEDVKSDTFETRLRELAPDLLVVVAFRILPAHILAVPRLGSVNLHASLLPKYRGAAPIHHAIMQGEQETGCTVFFLDEKVDTGEIIGQAKTDIGPDETTGEVYNRLKHLGAELLLETVQEIADDTAKPVKQNHSAATPAPKLFSENTRIDFSEKSTDIHNFIRGLNPFPVAWCKYGDQKMNIYLSRPAGSEVPESLKLSPGELAAHDSRLFAGCGDGVLELLVVQLPGTKKMTGTEFVNGYGLDKKLS, from the coding sequence ATGAAGTCACTGGGAATTGTTTTTATGGGATCGCCTGATTTTGCGGTTCCTTCTCTGGATGCACTCTATCATTCTCACCACCGCATATTGGCAGTTGCAAGTAACCCCGATAAGCGCAGGGGCAGACGCAGCAGGCCGGAACCAACCGATGTAAAAAAAAGAGCCCTCGAGCTGGGCTTGCCGGTAATCGATGTAGAAGACGTCAAAAGTGATACGTTTGAAACAAGACTTCGGGAGCTGGCACCCGATCTGCTGGTTGTGGTAGCATTCAGGATTTTACCTGCACATATTCTGGCCGTACCCAGGCTGGGTTCAGTTAACCTGCATGCTTCCCTGCTACCCAAATACAGGGGCGCCGCACCCATCCATCACGCAATTATGCAGGGTGAGCAGGAGACGGGGTGCACCGTATTCTTTCTTGATGAAAAAGTGGATACGGGCGAGATCATCGGTCAGGCGAAAACAGACATCGGCCCGGATGAAACCACAGGTGAGGTCTATAACCGCTTAAAACATCTTGGAGCAGAACTGCTGCTCGAAACCGTACAGGAAATTGCTGACGATACAGCAAAACCGGTGAAGCAAAACCATTCAGCTGCAACACCCGCCCCAAAGCTGTTCAGCGAAAACACACGTATCGATTTTTCAGAAAAAAGCACGGATATTCACAATTTCATAAGAGGTTTAAATCCCTTCCCTGTTGCGTGGTGCAAATACGGCGATCAAAAAATGAACATATACCTTTCAAGGCCGGCCGGAAGCGAAGTGCCAGAAAGCCTGAAATTGAGTCCGGGCGAGCTCGCGGCGCATGATTCAAGGCTTTTTGCCGGTTGCGGTGACGGAGTCCTGGAGCTGTTGGTCGTTCAGCTTCCCGGAACAAAAAAAATGACGGGCACTGAGTTTGTCAACGGCTACGGGCTGGATAAAAAACTCTCCTGA
- a CDS encoding ankyrin repeat domain-containing protein produces the protein MDLPPLLKAAKAGDIKTMTELLESGADINETHKNGASALIYAAEHGHMNAVKFLIEHGADPAIQTKMGGTALNRAAESGNTEMMEYLLDKGTPIGDLALIVAAREGNQEAVQLLIDAGADVNAQQRWGQTGLMLAAREGHSAVVKLLLDSGANVRLRDKNGDSALNIAIDNDNADIAMQLRRAGAKAQVKKTTPPPAAAEDEEDEDSDVSELDEIIADDSEDEIPDDMELDD, from the coding sequence ATGGATCTTCCCCCATTACTAAAGGCTGCAAAAGCCGGAGATATTAAAACGATGACGGAACTCCTTGAAAGCGGAGCTGACATCAACGAAACCCATAAAAACGGAGCTTCAGCCCTGATTTATGCGGCTGAACACGGACACATGAATGCTGTGAAGTTTCTTATAGAGCATGGCGCTGATCCCGCAATCCAGACCAAAATGGGCGGAACAGCGCTGAACCGGGCAGCAGAGAGCGGTAATACCGAGATGATGGAATATCTTCTCGATAAAGGAACACCCATCGGTGATCTTGCGCTGATAGTCGCTGCGAGAGAAGGGAACCAGGAAGCCGTCCAGCTTCTGATTGATGCGGGTGCGGACGTTAATGCACAACAGCGCTGGGGACAAACGGGATTGATGCTTGCTGCCCGCGAAGGGCATTCTGCCGTTGTGAAATTGCTTCTTGATTCCGGCGCGAATGTGAGGCTTCGCGATAAAAACGGGGATTCTGCGCTGAATATCGCAATCGATAATGACAATGCAGATATTGCCATGCAGCTGCGACGCGCAGGAGCGAAGGCTCAGGTTAAAAAAACCACGCCACCGCCTGCAGCAGCCGAAGATGAGGAGGACGAGGATTCAGACGTCTCGGAACTGGATGAGATTATTGCGGACGATTCTGAAGACGAAATCCCGGACGATATGGAACTCGATGACTGA
- the gap gene encoding type I glyceraldehyde-3-phosphate dehydrogenase — protein sequence MAKIKVGINGFGRIGRLVMRSILKDQSDHIEVVGINDLTDAKTLAHLFKYDSVQGKFDGEVYADGSNLVINGTKIGVSAERDPSDLKWGERGAEVIVEATGIFRDDKSCQKHIDAGAKKVIISAPGKGNVQTIVLGVNDEEIDKSKSIYSNASCTTNCLAPMVKVIDEAFGVEKGFMTTIHAYTGDQALVDGPHKDLRRARAAAVNIVPTTTGAAAAVGLVLPHLDGKLDGGAVRVPVATGSLTDFTVQVEKETTADEVLSKFKEAANGPLKGILEYSEEELVSTDIIGNPHSCIFDSGTVKVDGNLVKVIGWYDNEAGYSARTAELITRIV from the coding sequence ATGGCTAAAATTAAAGTAGGTATTAACGGCTTTGGGCGAATCGGCCGGCTGGTAATGCGTTCGATTCTGAAAGACCAGAGTGATCACATTGAGGTAGTGGGTATTAATGACCTCACAGATGCAAAAACTTTGGCACATCTTTTTAAATACGACTCCGTGCAGGGTAAATTTGATGGCGAAGTGTATGCCGATGGAAGTAATCTTGTTATCAATGGTACGAAAATAGGTGTTTCTGCAGAGCGTGATCCGTCCGATCTGAAGTGGGGTGAACGAGGTGCAGAGGTGATTGTGGAAGCAACCGGAATATTCCGTGATGACAAATCCTGTCAAAAGCACATTGATGCCGGAGCCAAAAAGGTCATTATTTCCGCTCCCGGTAAAGGCAACGTTCAAACGATTGTGCTTGGAGTGAACGATGAAGAAATTGACAAGAGCAAGTCCATTTACTCCAATGCCAGCTGTACAACCAACTGCCTGGCGCCAATGGTGAAAGTAATTGATGAGGCATTTGGTGTGGAAAAAGGATTTATGACTACAATTCACGCCTACACCGGCGATCAGGCTCTGGTTGACGGGCCGCATAAAGACCTGCGGCGTGCACGTGCAGCTGCGGTGAATATTGTGCCTACCACGACGGGAGCTGCAGCTGCGGTTGGCCTTGTGCTTCCGCACCTGGATGGCAAACTGGACGGTGGCGCCGTTCGTGTACCGGTAGCAACCGGTTCACTTACCGATTTTACCGTTCAGGTAGAAAAAGAGACAACAGCGGATGAAGTTCTGTCCAAATTCAAAGAAGCGGCAAATGGCCCATTGAAAGGCATCCTGGAGTACAGCGAGGAAGAACTGGTATCGACCGATATTATCGGTAATCCTCACTCCTGCATCTTTGACAGCGGAACTGTAAAGGTTGATGGAAATCTGGTTAAAGTGATCGGTTGGTACGACAACGAAGCCGGATATTCCGCACGTACGGCAGAACTGATTACGCGTATCGTTTAA
- a CDS encoding S9 family peptidase, whose amino-acid sequence MIRYATPLLILLLFLPAAADAQEQPFSRMDVFDLQWVQDPQVSPDGEHIVYVRRGMDIMKDRRTSSLWIISRVGTQHRKLTTRSESESGAVWSPDGSKIAFISGDDTHDSEIFIHWVDSGVTTRISQLDRSPSGLSWSPDGSKIAFSKHVPEPNPVLVTPPDKPEGAEWAEAPRVTTRLNYEQDGTGYLEPGYSHLFVISVDGGHVRRVTSGDYHHSGRPVWTPDSGSLIFSANRDEDWEYNFRDSDIYSVALESGDITRLTDQFGPSHSPAVSPDGTTIAWLGYEDRVQTYQVTELYLMNSDGTDLRKLETGLDRSLSNIVWGADGEGIYFQYDDLGNTKIGYTDLSGSTEVVAENVGGTAVGRPYGGGSFSVSANGVIAMNQTTPYYPAELAVTRRGSREADKITDLNGELFSNRTLGNVEEVWYTSSVDGIDLHGWIVTPPDYDPGQTYPLLVEIHGGPISNYGDRFSPEVQLYASAGYVVFYPNMRGSTGYGEEFGNLLYHDYPGDDYHDIMDGVDLLIERGIADENRLFVTGGSAGGIMTAWIIGKNNRFRAAAVVKPVMNWISKTLAADNYYAYADYRYPGQPWENFETYWSFSPISLVGNVETPTLVMVGTDDLRTPTFEAKQLYSALKLRRVETAYVEVPGAPHFIANRPSQLITKVDHVLAWFEKYN is encoded by the coding sequence ATGATTCGATATGCAACTCCTCTTCTGATACTACTTCTTTTTCTTCCTGCAGCAGCTGATGCGCAGGAGCAGCCTTTTTCACGAATGGATGTATTTGACCTGCAGTGGGTGCAGGATCCGCAGGTATCGCCCGACGGTGAACACATTGTATATGTGCGCCGGGGCATGGACATCATGAAAGACAGACGCACCTCATCCCTGTGGATCATCAGCAGGGTGGGTACGCAGCATCGCAAACTCACAACCCGAAGCGAGTCGGAATCCGGCGCGGTCTGGTCGCCCGACGGTTCAAAGATTGCGTTTATCAGCGGGGATGATACGCACGATTCAGAAATTTTCATTCACTGGGTGGATTCGGGTGTTACAACACGTATTTCTCAGCTCGACAGATCGCCTTCGGGCCTGTCGTGGTCTCCTGACGGAAGCAAGATTGCATTCAGCAAGCATGTGCCCGAACCAAACCCGGTTCTTGTAACGCCCCCGGACAAACCCGAGGGTGCTGAATGGGCGGAAGCACCCAGGGTAACAACAAGACTCAACTATGAACAGGATGGCACCGGTTACCTGGAACCCGGCTATTCGCACTTGTTTGTGATCAGCGTTGACGGCGGGCATGTACGCCGGGTAACATCGGGCGATTATCACCATTCAGGCCGCCCCGTATGGACGCCCGACAGTGGCAGCCTCATCTTCTCCGCAAACAGGGATGAGGACTGGGAGTACAATTTCAGGGATTCCGATATCTATTCGGTTGCACTGGAGTCGGGTGATATTACCCGTCTCACAGACCAATTCGGACCAAGCCACAGCCCTGCCGTTTCGCCTGACGGAACCACCATTGCCTGGCTTGGCTATGAAGACAGGGTTCAAACCTACCAGGTCACAGAACTCTACCTGATGAACAGCGACGGGACGGACCTGCGGAAGCTTGAAACCGGACTGGACAGGTCACTCTCGAATATCGTCTGGGGTGCGGATGGAGAGGGGATCTATTTTCAGTATGATGACCTTGGGAATACCAAAATCGGCTATACGGATCTCTCGGGCAGTACGGAAGTAGTGGCGGAGAATGTTGGCGGCACAGCGGTTGGCCGCCCTTACGGAGGCGGATCCTTTTCAGTATCGGCCAACGGGGTGATTGCCATGAATCAAACCACACCCTACTACCCCGCGGAACTGGCTGTTACCCGAAGAGGGAGCAGGGAAGCAGATAAAATCACCGATCTGAACGGGGAGCTGTTCAGTAACCGAACGCTCGGAAATGTGGAAGAGGTGTGGTACACTTCATCTGTGGACGGTATCGATCTACACGGATGGATTGTAACACCACCTGATTACGATCCCGGTCAAACGTATCCCCTGCTCGTGGAGATTCACGGCGGACCGATCAGCAACTACGGTGACCGGTTTTCACCGGAAGTACAGCTTTATGCTTCTGCGGGGTATGTCGTCTTTTATCCGAACATGCGCGGCAGTACCGGCTATGGAGAGGAGTTTGGGAATCTGCTCTATCATGACTACCCGGGCGATGATTACCACGATATTATGGACGGCGTGGACCTATTGATCGAGCGCGGAATAGCCGATGAGAACCGGTTGTTTGTAACGGGAGGAAGCGCAGGCGGAATTATGACGGCATGGATTATCGGCAAGAACAACCGTTTCAGGGCGGCTGCCGTTGTGAAGCCGGTCATGAACTGGATCAGTAAAACCCTTGCAGCGGATAATTACTACGCCTACGCAGACTACCGCTATCCGGGTCAGCCATGGGAAAATTTTGAAACCTACTGGTCGTTTTCTCCCATTTCACTTGTTGGAAACGTGGAAACCCCCACGCTGGTCATGGTGGGAACAGATGATTTGAGAACACCCACTTTTGAAGCAAAGCAGCTTTACAGCGCGCTGAAGCTGAGGAGAGTGGAGACCGCATATGTAGAGGTGCCGGGAGCCCCTCACTTTATCGCCAACAGGCCAAGTCAGTTGATCACAAAGGTAGATCACGTTCTTGCCTGGTTTGAGAAATACAATTAA
- a CDS encoding glycoside hydrolase family 13 protein yields the protein MFRNRIKSAVTLFAILLFVSSAAAQPIQIDRVEPGNWWTGFQHPEVQILIYGEDIQSAQFSMDDYAGVSLERVTLVENPNYMFVTVRIAEEAEPGELQFRFERGRNSTEISYELRERSTETNRNQGFDSSDVIYLLMPDRFANGDPSNDVIPGMLEGVNRANPNARHGGDIQGVIDNLEYIRDLGMTAVWFTPILENDMPPEYGAYHGYAATDLYRVDRRYGTNEKYLELIDKAHEMGMKVIMDMIHNHVGTEHWFVKDPPTDDWIHDLSEVGTTNFRTSTVMDPYASEYDFESTVKGWFVTDMPDLDQRNELLANYLIQNTLWWIEYSGIDGIRMDTHPYPYKEYMADWAERVMEEFPDFNIVGEAWMPNTPTTAYWQTGFPSKDGYESHLPSVTDFPLYNSIARGLNEEPGWDTGISQLYFTLSQDFLFPDAGKNVIFPGNHDLDRIFTVMGEDYNKFRLAMTFILTTRGIPQLYYGDEVLLTGGGPDGLKRKDFPGGWQEDPVNAFTESGRERLAEVSGFPAAEAHRFVQRLAVWRQDNEVLHNGELTHFMPQNNLYVYFRHNDEKTVMVVLNAEDEPQTLDMNRFDERAGGYATGTDIISQHTFDLGPTLEVGPMQAMVIELE from the coding sequence ATGTTCAGAAATAGAATTAAATCAGCAGTAACACTTTTTGCGATACTTCTATTTGTATCATCCGCTGCAGCGCAGCCAATTCAGATAGATCGGGTGGAGCCCGGAAACTGGTGGACCGGTTTTCAGCACCCTGAGGTTCAGATATTAATTTACGGTGAAGACATACAGTCGGCACAGTTCTCAATGGACGACTATGCGGGTGTGTCCCTGGAGAGGGTAACACTGGTTGAAAACCCAAACTATATGTTTGTGACCGTTCGAATTGCAGAGGAAGCTGAACCGGGTGAGCTGCAGTTTAGATTTGAGCGCGGCAGAAACAGCACAGAAATTTCCTATGAGCTAAGAGAGAGAAGTACGGAAACCAACCGCAATCAGGGTTTTGATTCATCCGATGTTATCTATCTGCTGATGCCCGACCGATTTGCCAACGGCGACCCGTCGAACGACGTTATCCCCGGCATGCTGGAGGGGGTAAACCGGGCCAATCCCAATGCGCGGCACGGCGGCGACATTCAGGGTGTGATTGATAACCTCGAGTATATACGCGATCTGGGTATGACGGCTGTGTGGTTTACGCCGATACTGGAAAATGACATGCCTCCCGAATATGGCGCCTACCACGGATATGCGGCAACGGATCTCTACAGGGTGGACCGCAGGTACGGAACCAACGAAAAGTACCTGGAGCTGATTGACAAAGCCCATGAAATGGGTATGAAAGTGATCATGGACATGATTCACAACCACGTGGGAACCGAGCATTGGTTTGTAAAAGATCCGCCTACGGATGACTGGATCCATGACCTGTCGGAAGTGGGAACCACCAATTTCAGGACATCCACCGTCATGGATCCCTATGCGTCGGAGTATGACTTCGAGTCGACCGTGAAGGGGTGGTTTGTTACCGATATGCCCGACCTGGATCAGCGGAACGAACTGCTGGCGAACTATCTCATTCAGAACACGCTGTGGTGGATAGAATATTCAGGAATCGATGGTATTCGTATGGACACGCACCCTTACCCCTACAAAGAGTACATGGCAGACTGGGCTGAGCGGGTGATGGAAGAATTCCCCGATTTCAATATTGTAGGTGAGGCATGGATGCCCAATACACCCACAACTGCGTATTGGCAGACCGGATTTCCCAGCAAAGACGGGTACGAGAGCCACTTGCCAAGTGTAACCGACTTTCCGCTCTATAACTCCATTGCACGGGGATTGAATGAAGAACCCGGCTGGGACACCGGTATTTCGCAGCTCTATTTCACACTAAGCCAGGATTTTCTGTTTCCGGATGCAGGCAAGAACGTGATTTTTCCCGGGAATCATGACCTTGACCGGATCTTCACCGTGATGGGAGAAGACTACAACAAATTCAGGCTGGCCATGACGTTTATTCTGACAACCCGGGGTATTCCGCAGCTTTACTACGGAGATGAAGTACTGCTGACCGGCGGCGGGCCGGATGGCCTGAAGAGAAAGGATTTTCCCGGCGGGTGGCAGGAGGACCCCGTTAATGCATTTACAGAATCAGGGCGCGAGAGACTGGCCGAAGTGTCCGGTTTCCCCGCGGCGGAAGCTCATCGTTTCGTGCAGCGCCTTGCAGTCTGGCGGCAGGATAATGAGGTGTTGCATAACGGAGAGCTGACTCATTTTATGCCCCAAAACAATCTCTATGTCTATTTCAGGCATAACGATGAGAAAACCGTAATGGTGGTTCTGAATGCAGAGGATGAGCCGCAGACGCTCGATATGAACCGCTTTGACGAAAGAGCCGGCGGTTATGCCACCGGAACCGACATTATCTCTCAGCACACGTTCGATCTCGGGCCCACGCTCGAGGTTGGCCCGATGCAGGCCATGGTTATTGAGCTGGAGTAG